In the genome of Bradyrhizobium arachidis, one region contains:
- a CDS encoding ABC transporter permease: MMTPAALLRRVAPVLACIGLLAVWQVASVALKNDSFPTALEAIRAIPDILGDKDSLINILASLRRMAIGFGIAVLFSIPLGLLMGRSRAVAAFFNPLLMVIYPVPKAALMPIIMLWLGVGDITKTLVIFLGVSLPVIYHSFEGAKAVEEKMLWSGAAMGLSPPQRLARIVLPAALPEILTGCRTGLVLALITMITSEMIARQSGAGNILFNALDMGQYDTVFAMIIIVGAMGICLDAIFERIRARLVRWSEPQFDMPLSFS, translated from the coding sequence ATGATGACGCCAGCCGCCTTGCTGAGACGCGTTGCCCCGGTGCTCGCCTGCATCGGCTTGCTGGCGGTGTGGCAGGTCGCCTCGGTTGCGCTGAAGAACGACAGCTTTCCAACGGCGCTCGAGGCGATCCGCGCGATTCCGGACATCCTTGGCGACAAGGATTCTCTCATCAACATCCTTGCCTCGCTCCGCCGCATGGCGATCGGGTTCGGCATCGCTGTTCTGTTTTCGATTCCACTCGGCCTGTTGATGGGCCGCAGCCGGGCCGTCGCGGCCTTCTTCAATCCGCTTTTGATGGTGATCTACCCGGTGCCGAAAGCAGCCCTGATGCCGATCATCATGCTGTGGCTCGGCGTCGGCGATATCACGAAGACACTGGTGATCTTCCTCGGCGTGAGCCTGCCGGTGATCTACCACAGCTTCGAGGGCGCCAAGGCGGTCGAAGAGAAGATGTTGTGGTCAGGCGCTGCGATGGGACTCTCACCCCCGCAACGCCTGGCCCGGATCGTGCTGCCGGCGGCGTTGCCGGAAATCCTGACCGGGTGCCGCACCGGGCTCGTGCTGGCGCTGATCACGATGATCACGAGCGAGATGATCGCCCGCCAGTCCGGCGCCGGCAACATCCTCTTCAACGCGCTCGACATGGGGCAGTACGACACCGTCTTTGCGATGATCATCATCGTCGGAGCTATGGGCATCTGCCTCGATGCGATCTTCGAGCGGATCCGCGCGCGGCTGGTGCGCTGGTCCGAGCCTCAGTTCGACATGCCGCTGAGCTTCTCATGA
- a CDS encoding ABC transporter ATP-binding protein: MTIVASRSSEWVGAVTSKKPASTIIEIDRVSQVFQTSARRDHLALSDISLTIDEGAFVSILGPSGCGKSTLLYIVGGFVSPTSGAAKIKGRAITGPGPDRGPVFQEFALFPWKTVLGNVMYGPRQKGVRATEAEAQSRALIEMVGLKGFENFYPKELSGGMKQRVALARTLAYHPEVLLMDEPFGALDAHTRTRLQNDLLNIWERDRKTVLFVTHSVDEAVFLSDKVVMMSKSPGRIRQVIDIDLPRPRRRNELLLDPRYQKYVVDIERMFDESDEAGSPS, translated from the coding sequence ATGACGATAGTGGCTTCGAGGTCGAGCGAATGGGTGGGAGCGGTGACGTCAAAAAAGCCGGCTTCTACGATCATCGAGATCGACCGCGTCTCGCAGGTCTTTCAAACCTCGGCGCGCAGGGATCATCTGGCGCTATCGGACATCTCGCTGACGATTGACGAGGGCGCCTTCGTCTCCATCCTCGGTCCGTCCGGTTGTGGCAAGTCGACCTTGCTCTACATCGTCGGCGGTTTCGTCAGCCCGACCAGCGGCGCGGCGAAGATCAAGGGACGGGCGATCACGGGACCCGGGCCGGATCGTGGGCCGGTCTTCCAGGAGTTCGCACTGTTTCCCTGGAAGACCGTGCTGGGCAATGTGATGTATGGCCCGCGTCAGAAAGGTGTACGAGCCACCGAGGCAGAAGCGCAGAGCCGGGCCCTGATCGAGATGGTCGGCCTCAAGGGCTTTGAGAATTTTTACCCCAAGGAGCTGTCCGGCGGCATGAAGCAGCGCGTCGCGTTGGCCCGGACGCTCGCCTACCATCCTGAAGTCCTGCTGATGGACGAGCCGTTCGGCGCGTTGGACGCGCACACCCGGACGCGGCTGCAGAACGATCTCCTGAATATCTGGGAGCGTGATCGCAAGACGGTGCTGTTCGTCACCCACTCGGTCGACGAAGCAGTGTTCCTCTCCGACAAGGTCGTGATGATGTCGAAATCGCCCGGCCGCATCAGGCAGGTGATCGACATCGACCTGCCACGGCCGCGCCGGCGTAACGAGCTGTTGCTCGACCCACGCTACCAGAAATACGTTGTCGACATCGAGCGCATGTTCGACGAGAGCGACGAGGCCGGGTCGCCCTCATGA
- a CDS encoding ABC transporter permease — MTSRLLPTNVIFGLAPIVLVIALWQGLVSFGFAPVVLLPPPGFVFSRLLQQLVTWTFQQEIAATLIRLFAGFAIAVVLGVSIGIAAAASPAINAVVRPIVRVLAPLPKVALYPALLLLLGFGHGSKITLVAADALFPILLSTYYGASTVEQKLIWSAMAAGTPRYEILFKVVLPAAMPSILTGCRIGLVISCIVVFLAEMITSTDGLGHALVTAARTFQAVDMFVPLITISLLGLILNGLLGAVRSYLLRGFPEA, encoded by the coding sequence ATGACCTCGCGCCTTCTCCCCACAAACGTCATCTTCGGGCTTGCGCCGATCGTGCTGGTGATCGCGCTGTGGCAAGGCCTCGTATCGTTCGGCTTTGCGCCTGTGGTCTTGCTGCCGCCGCCGGGGTTCGTCTTCAGCCGGTTGCTCCAGCAGCTCGTAACGTGGACATTTCAGCAGGAGATCGCGGCGACCCTGATCCGGCTGTTCGCCGGCTTCGCGATTGCGGTGGTGCTCGGTGTCAGCATCGGCATCGCTGCCGCAGCCAGTCCCGCGATCAATGCCGTGGTTCGGCCGATCGTGCGCGTATTGGCGCCATTGCCCAAGGTTGCGCTGTATCCGGCGCTCTTGCTGCTGCTCGGCTTTGGCCACGGATCGAAGATCACGCTGGTGGCTGCCGACGCACTTTTTCCTATCCTGCTCTCCACCTATTACGGCGCGTCGACCGTCGAGCAGAAGCTGATCTGGTCGGCGATGGCCGCGGGGACACCGCGGTACGAAATCCTGTTCAAAGTGGTGCTTCCGGCGGCAATGCCGTCGATCCTGACCGGTTGCCGGATTGGCCTTGTCATTTCATGTATCGTGGTGTTTCTGGCCGAGATGATCACATCGACGGACGGACTGGGCCATGCGCTCGTCACGGCGGCTCGGACCTTTCAGGCCGTCGACATGTTCGTGCCGCTGATCACGATCTCGCTGCTGGGCCTGATCCTGAACGGGCTGCTCGGGGCGGTGCGCTCGTACCTGCTGCGGGGCTTCCCTGAGGCGTGA